One genomic segment of Myripristis murdjan chromosome 20, fMyrMur1.1, whole genome shotgun sequence includes these proteins:
- the crygn2 gene encoding gamma-crystallin N-B, translating into MSQYSGKICFYEGKCFTGRKLEVRGDCDNFQDRGFMNRVNSIRVESGAWICYDHPDFKGQQYILEHGEYPEFQRWNSHNDHMGSCKPIRMHGEHYRIELFEACNYSGQCVEICDDCPFLQSRGFSKNCINSVRVYGDGAWVMYEEPNFRGRMYIVERGNYCSHNEWQAQNPNIQSIRRIVNYF; encoded by the exons ATTTGCTTCTATGAGGGAAAATGCTTCACCGGCAGGAAGCTGGAGGTCAGGGGAGACTGTGATAACTTCCAGGACCGCGGCTTCATGAACAG ggtgAACTCCATCCGTGTGGAGAGTGGTGCCTGGATCTGCTATGACCACCCCGACTTCAAGGGCCAGCAGTACATCCTGGAGCACGGAGAGTACCCCGAGTTCCAGAGGTGGAACTCCCACAACGACCACATGGGATCCTGCAAGCCCATCCGCATG catggagaGCACTACCGCATCGAGCTGTTCGAGGCCTGCAACTACTCCGGTCAGTGTGTGGAGATCTGCGATGACTGCCCCTTCCTGCAGAGCCGCGGCTTCAGCAAGAACTGCATCAACTCTGTCAGGGTCTACGGAGACGGAGC CTGGGTGATGTACGAGGAGCCCAACTTCCGTGGTCGTATGTACATCGTGGAGAGGGGAAACTACTGCAGCCATAACGAGTGGCAGGCCCAGAACCCCAACATCCAGTCCATCCGTAGAATCGTCAACTACTTCTaa